One Cellulosimicrobium protaetiae genomic region harbors:
- a CDS encoding DUF6069 family protein has translation MPTTPTTSNGAPQDARNGATRGTSGAPRHPATSAPAASGARPGTAVVPVRRRVPRWSVPLVAAVLAAVVLLVGTALGVDPEVRTATGTQDVGVVAAVVTALVVGFAAWGVRALLGRLLSRRPRRGEVAWLVTCVLVLLVSLLGPLAAVTAGAVALLVVEHVAVGATLALGLRR, from the coding sequence ATGCCCACGACGCCGACCACCTCGAACGGTGCCCCGCAGGACGCCCGGAACGGCGCCACGCGTGGCACCTCGGGCGCCCCCCGGCACCCCGCCACGTCGGCGCCCGCCGCCTCGGGCGCACGACCCGGGACCGCGGTCGTCCCGGTCCGACGGCGCGTACCCCGCTGGTCCGTCCCGCTCGTCGCGGCGGTGCTCGCCGCGGTGGTGCTGCTGGTCGGGACGGCGCTGGGCGTCGACCCGGAGGTACGTACCGCGACCGGCACCCAGGACGTCGGCGTCGTCGCCGCGGTCGTCACGGCGCTCGTCGTCGGGTTCGCCGCGTGGGGCGTGCGCGCACTGCTCGGCCGACTCCTCTCCCGTCGTCCCCGCCGGGGCGAGGTCGCCTGGCTCGTGACGTGCGTCCTCGTGCTGCTGGTGTCGCTGCTCGGCCCCCTCGCCGCGGTGACGGCGGGAGCGGTGGCGCTCCTCGTCGTCGAGCACGTCGCGGTGGGCGCGACCCTCGCCCTCGGCCTGCGCCGCTGA
- a CDS encoding sensor histidine kinase yields MTTPTDCPPLAGPPVLATAAARRDGTRSLVPWWTFAVAWGAVAALTVLATAGIVGQDDPGAQPAIDVAVAVLALAALPLLWSRSPRNAPVLGALVLASLSAYSGAATPASTVATLQVARWYPARTAVPVAVAGFLGHAVQALWRPQALPLGWWLLCDLAVHAALLGWGMYWQARAQLVWSLRDRARRAEREQERHVAEARVAERTRIAREMHDTLAHRLSLLAATAGALEYRPDADPAQLARAAGLVRAGVSSALGDLRDVVRVLRADPVDGGAPAPQPTLDGVDRLVAEAREAGGDVTYERSGSADVPRTVEVAAFRVAQEGLTNARRHAAGSPVVLRVAARAGEVRVTVSDAGPRLVTAGRGTGERGGEGTGTGLVGLRERVDLLGGTLDVGARDDGFVLDVRLPWDA; encoded by the coding sequence ATGACCACGCCGACCGACTGCCCCCCGCTCGCCGGACCTCCCGTCCTCGCGACGGCCGCCGCCCGCCGGGACGGGACCCGCTCGCTCGTCCCGTGGTGGACGTTCGCCGTCGCGTGGGGCGCGGTCGCGGCGCTCACCGTGCTCGCGACGGCCGGGATCGTCGGTCAGGACGACCCGGGCGCGCAGCCCGCGATCGACGTCGCCGTCGCGGTGCTGGCGCTCGCAGCCCTCCCGCTCCTGTGGTCGCGGTCGCCGCGCAACGCCCCCGTGCTCGGCGCGCTGGTCCTCGCGTCGCTCTCCGCGTACTCCGGTGCGGCGACCCCCGCCTCGACGGTCGCGACCCTCCAGGTCGCGCGCTGGTACCCGGCACGCACCGCGGTCCCGGTCGCGGTCGCCGGCTTCCTCGGCCACGCCGTGCAGGCGCTGTGGCGACCGCAGGCCCTGCCGCTCGGCTGGTGGCTCCTGTGCGACCTCGCGGTGCACGCCGCCCTGCTCGGCTGGGGCATGTACTGGCAGGCGCGGGCCCAGCTGGTGTGGTCGCTGCGCGACCGCGCCCGGCGCGCCGAGCGCGAGCAGGAGCGCCACGTCGCGGAAGCGCGGGTCGCGGAGCGCACCCGGATCGCCCGCGAGATGCACGACACCCTCGCCCACCGGCTCTCGCTCCTCGCCGCGACGGCCGGAGCGCTCGAGTACCGTCCCGACGCCGACCCGGCGCAGCTCGCGCGCGCCGCGGGCCTGGTCCGGGCCGGGGTGAGCTCCGCTCTCGGCGACCTGCGTGACGTCGTGCGGGTGCTGCGCGCCGACCCCGTCGACGGTGGCGCACCCGCGCCCCAGCCGACGCTCGACGGCGTCGACCGCCTCGTCGCCGAGGCGCGCGAGGCGGGCGGCGACGTGACCTACGAGCGGTCGGGGTCCGCGGACGTGCCGCGGACCGTCGAGGTCGCGGCGTTCCGCGTCGCGCAGGAGGGGCTGACGAACGCCCGCCGCCACGCGGCGGGCAGCCCCGTCGTCCTGCGGGTCGCCGCCCGGGCGGGCGAGGTGCGCGTCACGGTGTCCGACGCCGGCCCGCGGCTCGTCACCGCCGGGCGCGGCACCGGGGAGCGGGGCGGCGAGGGGACCGGCACCGGGCTCGTCGGCCTGCGCGAGCGCGTCGACCTGCTCGGCGGGACCCTCGACGTCGGGGCCCGCGACGACGGGTTCGTCCTGGACGTCCGGCTACCGTGGGACGCGTGA
- a CDS encoding dihydrofolate reductase family protein, which yields MTATLVSTLFLSLDGVAEIDPAWHFPYFDDNMAAAVDEDYQDVDALLLGRVTYDSFAGAWPERETAGGEDASFAARLGDMRKIVATRGDQELGWRHVERVDGDLVEAVRALKEEPGLGKVLVAGSISVVRQLLAAGLLDELRLLVHPVAARTGERLFDEGEPYYPLTLLRSETYPTGVVRLVYAPAEPPAEVTYDDVADKVPSGDA from the coding sequence ATGACCGCCACGCTCGTGTCCACCCTGTTCCTCTCGCTCGACGGCGTCGCCGAGATCGACCCCGCCTGGCACTTCCCGTACTTCGACGACAACATGGCGGCCGCCGTCGACGAGGACTACCAGGACGTCGACGCGCTGCTCCTCGGGCGGGTCACCTACGACAGCTTCGCCGGCGCGTGGCCCGAGCGGGAGACCGCCGGGGGCGAGGACGCGTCGTTCGCGGCGCGGCTCGGCGACATGCGCAAGATCGTCGCGACGCGCGGCGACCAGGAGCTCGGGTGGCGGCACGTCGAGCGGGTCGACGGCGACCTCGTCGAGGCCGTGCGCGCGCTCAAGGAGGAGCCCGGCCTGGGCAAGGTGCTCGTCGCCGGGTCGATCTCGGTGGTGCGCCAGCTCCTCGCCGCCGGGCTGCTCGACGAGCTGCGCCTGCTCGTCCACCCCGTCGCGGCGCGCACGGGCGAGCGGCTCTTCGACGAGGGCGAGCCGTACTACCCGCTCACGCTCCTGCGGTCCGAGACCTACCCGACCGGGGTCGTGCGCCTGGTCTACGCGCCGGCCGAGCCGCCGGCGGAGGTCACCTACGACGACGTCGCGGACAAGGTGCCGTCCGGCGACGCCTGA
- a CDS encoding fused response regulator/phosphatase, translated as MSAERTVLVVDDTHAHRYVMASWLRRAGFDVVEAGTGSEALAQASAHVDAVVLDVNLPDIPGREVCSRLKADPATAHVPVLHVSATDVDAAARTAGLEGGADAYLPEPLDRDEFLATISALCRRVDAQRGAGRTARRLEALTDALVPLHEARSPEAVADHAARGACAVLGRAVVSMVVAEAGVVLRSVCATEGAALVRGRGPTAVLPPTGATTAVFGPDDVPAPWRPLLAEAGVGPSAWFTFWLVDGAGALVGGLGIEVGDEALSDEEREAAGRFVEAATVALANLRTFTEEHRIALALQRAFLPADLHVRGGVEVAARYEASDARLDVGGDFYDAFDLPDGRVAVVIGDVQGHSLRAATVMAEVRMTLRAYLREGHDAASALDLLNASLRDDHPEFATVCVCVLDPATGALELTDAGHLPAFLVRTDGTVDRAKSGSRLLGVPSPDERPTHHEVLEPGDLLVLVTDGLVERRGGSLVEALDRLSQVAGQSAGIGPEAMCDRLVAAFDDPGREDDVAVVAVARQASPDGTLSATSS; from the coding sequence TTCGACGTCGTCGAGGCCGGGACCGGGAGCGAGGCGCTGGCCCAGGCGTCGGCGCACGTCGACGCGGTCGTCCTCGACGTCAACCTTCCGGACATCCCGGGCCGCGAGGTGTGCAGCCGGCTCAAGGCCGACCCGGCGACGGCCCACGTCCCGGTCCTGCACGTGTCGGCGACGGACGTCGACGCGGCGGCGCGCACCGCCGGCCTCGAGGGCGGGGCGGACGCCTACCTGCCGGAGCCGCTCGACCGCGACGAGTTCCTGGCGACCATCAGCGCCCTGTGCCGGCGCGTGGACGCGCAGCGCGGCGCGGGCCGGACGGCGCGGCGGCTCGAGGCGCTCACCGACGCGCTCGTCCCGCTCCACGAGGCCCGGTCGCCGGAGGCCGTGGCCGACCACGCGGCGCGCGGCGCGTGCGCGGTCCTCGGCCGCGCGGTCGTCTCGATGGTCGTCGCCGAGGCCGGCGTGGTGCTGCGCTCGGTGTGCGCCACGGAGGGTGCCGCGCTGGTGCGCGGCCGGGGCCCGACGGCGGTCCTGCCGCCGACCGGCGCGACGACCGCGGTGTTCGGCCCCGACGACGTGCCCGCGCCCTGGCGCCCGCTCCTCGCCGAGGCCGGCGTGGGGCCGTCGGCGTGGTTCACCTTCTGGCTCGTCGACGGCGCGGGCGCGCTCGTCGGGGGGCTGGGCATCGAGGTCGGCGACGAGGCGCTGTCCGACGAGGAGCGCGAGGCCGCCGGGCGCTTCGTGGAGGCGGCGACGGTCGCCCTGGCGAACCTCCGCACCTTCACCGAGGAGCACCGCATCGCGCTCGCGCTCCAGCGCGCGTTCCTCCCGGCCGATCTGCACGTGCGGGGCGGCGTCGAGGTCGCCGCACGGTACGAGGCGTCGGACGCACGCCTCGACGTCGGCGGCGACTTCTACGACGCGTTCGACCTCCCGGACGGGCGGGTGGCCGTCGTCATCGGCGACGTGCAGGGCCACTCCCTGCGCGCCGCCACCGTGATGGCCGAGGTGCGCATGACGCTGCGCGCCTACCTGCGCGAGGGCCACGACGCGGCCTCCGCGCTGGACCTCCTCAACGCCTCGCTGCGCGACGACCACCCGGAGTTCGCGACGGTCTGCGTGTGCGTGCTCGACCCGGCGACCGGCGCCCTCGAGCTCACCGACGCCGGGCACCTGCCCGCGTTCCTCGTCCGCACCGACGGGACCGTCGACCGGGCGAAGTCGGGTTCCCGCCTCCTCGGCGTGCCGAGTCCCGACGAGCGGCCCACCCACCACGAGGTCCTGGAGCCCGGCGACCTCCTCGTGCTCGTGACCGACGGGCTCGTCGAACGCCGGGGCGGGTCGCTCGTCGAGGCGCTCGACCGTCTGTCGCAGGTCGCCGGGCAGAGCGCGGGGATCGGCCCCGAGGCGATGTGCGACCGCCTCGTCGCCGCGTTCGACGACCCCGGGCGCGAGGACGACGTGGCCGTGGTGGCGGTCGCGCGTCAGGCGTCGCCGGACGGCACCTTGTCCGCGACGTCGTCGTAG